In Agromyces sp. G08B096, a genomic segment contains:
- a CDS encoding phage minor capsid protein has product MVSAAIVEGTGIARGQTKTLKAVIRAAGVDARGGSRGPGGGRPPGRGLQLPDDEFFDLSMPHGERAAQAIRDDIVSELEDVRRRITRLPDDIYKMIAPHGAIYQVLSNDVTPAQAQAMAWRVFVSQGVTGFTDRSGRDWSLSAYVEMAVRTAAARAQNASHLARMRAIGVEYFTVPTSAHPCPLCFPWQGRVITAEPIPDPVIPVAGTIEQATAAGLFHPNCAHVLIPVYPGITQLEPGVWTEELQREYTLSQRQRAIEREIRKAKRQAEYALTPEARADAIGKLRHEQARMRSFIADTGFLRDSRREQVDLTDPRIKLPQPIR; this is encoded by the coding sequence GCGGCGGCTCCCGAGGGCCCGGAGGTGGGCGCCCGCCGGGACGTGGGCTGCAGCTACCCGACGATGAGTTCTTCGACCTGTCGATGCCGCACGGGGAACGCGCCGCGCAGGCGATCCGAGACGACATCGTGTCCGAGCTCGAAGACGTGCGGCGCCGCATCACCCGTCTCCCGGACGACATCTACAAGATGATCGCCCCGCACGGTGCGATCTACCAGGTCCTGTCGAACGACGTCACGCCAGCCCAGGCGCAGGCGATGGCGTGGCGGGTGTTCGTGTCGCAGGGAGTCACCGGGTTCACAGACCGTTCCGGCCGGGACTGGTCGCTCTCCGCGTACGTGGAGATGGCGGTCCGGACTGCGGCGGCGCGGGCGCAGAATGCGTCACACCTGGCGCGGATGCGTGCGATCGGGGTGGAGTACTTCACCGTCCCGACGTCGGCGCACCCGTGCCCGCTGTGCTTCCCATGGCAGGGGCGTGTCATCACCGCTGAACCGATCCCGGACCCGGTGATCCCGGTCGCGGGCACGATCGAGCAGGCGACCGCGGCGGGGCTGTTCCACCCGAACTGTGCGCACGTCCTGATCCCGGTGTATCCGGGCATCACGCAGCTCGAGCCGGGTGTGTGGACGGAGGAGTTGCAGCGGGAGTACACGCTGTCGCAGCGGCAGCGTGCGATCGAGCGGGAGATCCGGAAGGCGAAACGTCAGGCGGAGTACGCCCTCACCCCCGAGGCGCGGGCCGACGCGATCGGCAAGCTGCGGCATGAACAGGCGCGGATGCGGTCGTTCATCGCCGACACCGGGTTCCTCCGCGACTCCCGCCGCGAACAGGTCGACCTCACCGACCCGCGCATCAAGCTGCCCCAGCCAATCCGGTGA